A single Brassica rapa cultivar Chiifu-401-42 chromosome A04, CAAS_Brap_v3.01, whole genome shotgun sequence DNA region contains:
- the LOC103866222 gene encoding receptor-like serine/threonine-protein kinase At2g45590 isoform X6, protein MPSPPSPPVHNRFQTLPVILTGSLALTGALLVLLTILLYRKLSRNRTAPSDASPQHYQCRRFSYSQLRRATNSFSDSSQLGHGGFGTVYKADLPNGTSLAVKVMDSSAGALQGEREFHNELSLSSHLTASPHVVSLLGFSSDRRNRRLVLVYELMPNRSLQEALLGALKCEELMDWRKRFEIAIDVAKGIEFLHHRCDPAIIHGDVKPSNVLLDSDFKAKIGDFGLARVKSESLALVSGGGDETRILIEEDDDDGKRKEDDNGSILEECESVITLFEEGNAVSFSPENGCGSSVCTASPGGGLIQSPENCAVSVLTASPGAPLIPSPENGAVSVLTASPGQALIPSPENCAVTSPGGESPEKMSVESGGKQKVGSRRDWWWKQDNNGGSRRVVESGSVKDYVMEWIGSEIKKDNKEWIKNGDGSASSSISKKKKKKRKPREWWKEEFCEELTRKKRKKKKKRGLSSISSIESWFHRDNDDEQSHNPTKRKKRNSIDWWVDGLSGDLKSVKKQSQDSGLWCDVNVQKSGGVSSTPSMRGTVCYIAPECGGGVLSEKCDVYSFGVLLLVLVSGRRPLQVTASPMSEFERANLISWAKQLACHGNLLELVDKSIHSLEKEQAVLCVTIALLCLQRSPVKRPTMKEIVEMLTGASEPPHLPFEFSPSPPMGFPFKSRKKAR, encoded by the exons ATGCCATCACCCCCCTCTCCGCCGGTTCATAACCGTTTCCAGACGCTTCCGGTTATCCTAACCGGTTCCCTCGCCTTAACCGGAGCCTTACTCGTCCTCCTAACCATCCTCCTCTACCGGAAACTCTCCCGTAACCGCACCGCTCCCTCGGATGCCTCTCCTCAGCACTACCAATGCCGCCGCTTCTCCTACTCCCAGCTCCGCCGCGCGACGAACTCGTTCTCCGACTCCTCCCAGCTCGGCCACGGCGGGTTCGGCACCGTCTACAAAGCCGATCTCCCTAACGGAACCTCCCTCGCCGTCAAGGTCATGGACTCCTCCGCCGGGGCCTTACAAGGCGAGCGCGAGTTTCACAACgagctctctctctcctctcaccTCACCGCCTCTCCTCACGTCGTCTCCCTCCTCGGATTCTCCTCCGATCGGCGTAACCGGAGGCTCGTGCTGGTCTACGAGCTCATGCCTAACCGGAGCTTGCAGGAGGCGCTTCTTGGGGCTCTCAAGTGCGAGGAGCTTATGGATTGGAGGAAAAGGTTCGAGATTGCGATTGATGTTGCTAAGGGGATTGAGTTTCTTCACCACCGGTGTGATCCGGCGATCATTCACGGTGATGTGAAGCCGAGTAACGTCCTTCTTGATTCCGATTTCAAGGCAAAGATCGGAGATTTTGGTCTGGCGAGGGTAAAGTCTGAGTCTTTGGCTTTGGTGAGTGGTGGTGGGGACGAGACTAGGATTCTGattgaggaagatgatgatgacgGGAAGAGAAAGGAAGATGATAACGGGTCGATTCTTGAGGAGTGTGAGAGTGTGATTACTCTGTTCGAAGAGGGCAACGCCGTGAGTTTCTCGC CGGAGAATGGTTGCGGAAGCAGCGTTTGCACGGCGTCTCCGGGAGGGGGATTGATACAGTCGCCGGAGAATTGTGCTGTTAGCGTCTTGACGGCGTCTCCGGGAGCGCCATTGATACCCTCGCCGGAGAATGGTGCTGTTAGCGTCTTGACGGCGTCTCCGGGACAGGCATTGATACCCTCGCCGGAGAACTGTGCTGTTACGTCTCCGGGAGGAGAATCACCGGAGAAAATGAGTGTGGAGAGTGGTGGGAAGCAAAAGGTGGGCTCGAGGAGAGATTGGTGGTGGAAACAAGACAACAACGGTGGAAGCAGACGAGTGGTTGAGTCAGGGAGTGTGAAAGACTATGTGATGGAGTGGATTGGGAGTGAGATTAAGAAAGACAACAAGGAGTGGATCAAAAACGGTGATGGGTCAGCATCGTCATCAAtctctaagaagaagaagaagaagaggaagcctAGAGAGTGGTGGAAGGAAGAGTTTTGCGAGGAGCTAACtcgaaagaagaggaagaagaaaaagaaaagagggTTAAGCTCAATCTCAAGCATTGAATCTTGGTTTCACAGAGACAATGATGATGAACAGTCTCATAATCCTACCAAGAGGAAAAAGAGGAATAGTATAGACTGGTGGGTAGATGGGTTAAGCGGAGATTTAAAATCAGTTAAAAAACAAAGTCAAGATTCTGGTCTATGGTGTGATGTGAATGTTCAGAAGAGCGGTGGAGTAAGCAGCACACCGAGCATGAGAGGCACGGTGTGCTACATTGCACCGGAATGTGGTGGAGGTGTGTTGTCTGAGAAATGCGATGTCTACAGTTTCGGGGTTCTGCTCTTGGTTCTTGTCTCCGGGAGACGGCCGTTGCAGGTGACCGCGTCGCCTATGTCGGAGTTCGAGAGGGCTAATCTGATATCATGGGCTAAGCAGTTGGCTTGTCATGGTAACTTATTGGAGTTGGTTGATAAGTCTATACATTCTTTGGAGAAGGAGCAAGCGGTTCTTTGTGTTACTATTGCGTTGCTTTGTCTGCAAAGATCTCCGGTTAAGAGACCGACGATGAAGGAGATTGTTGAGATGCTTACCGGCGCGTCTGAGCCACCGCATTTGCCGTTTGAGTTCTCGCCGTCTCCGCCTATGGGGTTTCCATTTAAGTCAAGGAAGAAAGCACGGTGA